GACGCCGCAGGGCGCGCGTCCTCCTGGGCGGATCGTCGGTTCGACGGCCGGAGCGTCGCAGTGCCGTCCGCCGTCCGCCCGTCCCGCGGGGGTGGGCGGCCTGCTCGAGTCCGGTTCGCTCCCGTGCCTTGCCGCGTGCGGAGGTGATCACGTCGGGCAGCGTGGGTTTTCGAATCTCGCGTCGTCGGACGTCGTCGCGCCGTTGCCGACCTCGCCGCTGCCGCTGTCCTCCCGGCTCTGTCTTCGCCTTCCCCCGACTTCGTCGCCGTCGCCTCGACGGTCGTCGTGTCGAGCCGCTCTCCCGCGCCGCCCGCCGTCGGCGCACCTCCCGGCCGCAGCCTCTATCGGCGAGGCGGTCGCGGCGCTAAGGTGAAAACTAGCGGCGCTAGTCCACTTTCGTCGCTCACCCTCGGCCGTTCGACGAGCAGGGATGCCATGACCAGCGCAGACGTCGCCACATCAGCCGGGGCGGCGCGAGCCGCCGACCGCAGCAGGTTCTATCTGGACGGACAGTGGACGGAGCCGCTCGGCGGGGGCGTCATCCCCGTCGAGAACCCCTACACCGAGCGGATCATCGCCACGGTGCCCGCCGGGTCCGTACGGGACGTGGACCGGGCGGTGGCCGCCGCCCGTGCCGCCGCGACGCCGTGGGCGGCCACCCCGCCCGCCGTGCGGGCCGAGCACCTCGCCCGACTGGCCGACGCGGTCGCGGCGCGGGCCGAGGACCTCGCCGCCACCATCGGCCGGGAACTCGGTGCGCCGCAGCGGGTGGCCGCCGCCGTGCATGTCGGAATGCCGCTGACGGTGTTGCGCGGCATCGCCGAGACGGCCGCCCGGCCGCCAGCGGAGGAGACCGTCGGCAACTCCCTGGTGGTCCGGGAGCCCGTCGGGGTCGTCGCCGCGATCACCCCGTGGAACTACCCGCTGCATCAGGTGGTCGCCAAGGTGGCGCCCGCGCTGGCGGCGGGCTGTCCGGTGGTCCTCAAGCCCAGCGAGGTGACCCCGCTGACGGCGTACCTCTTCTTCGACGCCGTCCACGAGGCGGGACTGCCGCCCGGCGTGCTCAACCTGGTCGTCGGCACCGGTCCGGTGGTCGGCGAGGCGCTGGCCGGGCACCGGGACGTCGACATGGTCTCCTTCACCGGCTCCACGGCCGTCGGCGCCCGGATCTCCCACCTGGCCGCCGATCGGATCGCCCGCGTCGCCCTGGAGTTGGGGGGCAAGTCGGCCAACCTCGTCCTGGCTGACGCCGACCTGCCCGCCGCCGTCCGTGCAGGCGTCGGCAAGGCCTTCCTCAACTCCGGCCAGACCTGCACCGCGTGGAGTCGGATGCTGGTGGACCGCAGCCGGTATGCCGAGGCCGTCGAACTGGCCGAGCAGTCCGCCCGCCGCTTCACCCTCGGCGACCCCGTCGCCCCGCAGACCCGCCTCGGCCCGCTGGTCTCGGCCGCGCAGCGTGATCGGGTACTCGGCCACGTCGACCGCGCCGTCGCCGACGGAGCCAGGCTGGTGATCGGCGGATCCGACGCCGAAGTGCCCGCGCAGGGCCATTTCGTCGCCCCCACCGTGTTCGCCGACGTCGATCCCGACGGCGCGCTCGCTCAGGAGGAGGTCTTCGGCCCGGTCCTGGCGATCATCCCCGTCGCCGACGACGCCGAGGCCGTCGCGGTGGCCAACAACTCGCGCTACGGCCTCGCCGGAGCGGTCTGGTCCGCCGACGCCGAACGGGCGCTGGCGGTGGCGCGGTCGCTGCGTACCGGCGCGGTCGACGTCAACGGCGGTGCGTTCAACCCCGCCGCGCCCTTCGGCGGCTACCGCCAGTCCGGTCTCGGCAGGGAGTTGGGCGCGCACGGCATCGCGGAGTTCACCGAGGTGAAGGCGATCCAGCGATGAGCGGCGGACGCACCGTGTCGGCCCTGCTGGCGCGTCGTGCGGACCTGTCGCCCACTGTGGAACAGGTGCGGCTGCCCGATCCGGGACCGGGCGAGGTCCGGGTCCGGATTCGGGCCGCCGGGGTCTGCCACTCCGATCTGTCGATGATCAACGGCACGCTCGCCCCGTCCTTCCCGCTGGCACTCGGCCACGAGGCGGCGGGCGTCGTCACCGACGTCGGGCCGGGGACCGATCGCGTCTCCGGCGGGGAGCACGTCGTGCTCAACTGGTCGCCTGCGTGCCGGACCTGCTGGCATTGTGCGGCGGGCAGGCCGTGGTTCTGTGACACCGCAGGCAGGCCGTCCTCGGCACGGGGCGCCACCGCCGACGGCGCGGCGCTGCACGTCACGCTCGGTCTCGGCGCACTCGCCGAGGAGGTCGTGGTACCGCAGCACGCGGTCATCCCGGTGCCCGCCGAACTGCCTTTCGACCAGGCCGCGCTGCTGGGCTGCGCGGTGCTGACCGGCGTCGGCGCCGTCCGCAACACCGCGCGGGTCGCGGCGGGGGAGTCCGTCGTCGTGATCGGACTCGGCGGGGTCGGCCTGTCCGCCGTCCTGGCCGCTCGCGATGCGGGCGCGGAACAGATCCTGGCGGTCGACGTCACGGAGTCCAAGCACGCACTCGCGATCGCGGCGGGCGCGACGGACTTCCTCGTCTCCGACGGCGGGCTCGTCCGCTCGATCCGGGCCCGCACCGACGGGCGCGGCGTCGACCACGCCTTCGAGTGTGTCGGCCGGGCGACGACCATCGAGACCGCCTGGCGCTCGGTGCGGCGCGGTGGCGGGGTGATCGTCGTCGGCATGGGCGCTCGAGACGACGTGATCAGTCTCAGCGCACTGGACGTCTTCCACTCCGGCCGGGTGCTGCGCTCCTCGGTGTACGGCGCGGCCGATCCCGACCGCGACGTGCCCGCACTGGCCCGCGACGTCCTGGCAGGCGATCTCGACGTGACTCCGCTGATCACCCACCGCATCTCCTTGGCCGAGACGCCCGCCGCCCTCGATCGACTGGCGAGGGGGGAGGGCGCCCGCTCGGTGGTGTCCTTCCCGGGCTGACCCGCCCCTCCGCAAGGTCGGTCGGGCCTCTCGTGGCGGCCCGGCGAAGCGTTACGGCGCTGTGCCGGACCCCCGTCCTGCGGCGCCGCACCAGGCCCGCCCTGCGCATTGGCGGCCGTCGAACGGCGTGCCGAGGTCGCCGCCCCGCACCGGTTGCAGGCTGCCCGCCGCGCCGACCGACGGCGATCCCCGGCGGGCGCGGCGACGAGCCTCGAAGCCCGCTCGAGAGCGACTCGAGGACGAGTCGTGTCAGTCGATCGCGGCTTGTCCTGTCGCCCGGCGACGCGAGACGCTCGCGCGCAGCGGTGATCAACTGTCCGATTCACCGACGACGTCGCTAGTCCGACGAACCTGATTCGTCGGGTGAGAGGAAGGGGATCGATGCGGATACTCCTGGTGGCCGCGCCCGGCGTCGGGCACCTGCTGCCCGCCGTGCCGACGATGTGGGCGGCGCGTGCCGCAGGCCACGAGATCCTGGTGGCGACCACCGGGCCGAGCCTGGACATGGCGGTCCGCTCCGGCTTACCCGCCGTCGACGTCTCGCCAGACGGCAGCGCCACCGCCGGCTACCATCAACTGGCGCCCCGCGCCCTCGCCCGCCGCACGGCAGGCGAACACGCCACCGAGGGCGATCCCGCCGCACAGTGGCAGGGGATGACCGCCGCGTTCGGAAGTTCCTGGTCGGCGGTCCGAGACCACCGACCCGCCGAGGACGCCGACTTCCTGGCCTCGTTGTTCGCCGTGAGCGGCCGGATGATCGACGGGACCGTGCGCATCGCCCGTGACTGGCGAGCCGACCTCCTCGTGTTCACCTCGTTCCTCGCGGCAGGCGAGATCGCCGCGACCGCGGTCGGCATCCCCTCGGTTCTGCACGGCATGGGCCTGCCCCATCCGCCCGCCACCGGACTGCTGGGCGTGCTCGACGACGTCGCGACCCGCCACGGCGTCGCGGACCGTCTCGAACCGCCCGCCGCCGTGGTCGACCTGTGCCCCGAGATCCTGCGCCCGCCGAGGTCGGCTCGCGGACTGCCGCTGCGCTACGTGCCCTACAACGGCGGCGCGTTGCTCAGCGACGTGGTCTGCGCGGTGCCCCGACGTCCTCGGATCTGCCTGACGATGGGCTCGGTGCTGCCGGGCGCGGGCGTGGACGAGGTGGTCCAGTCGGCGATCACGGTGGCGGCGGCCCGCGACGCCGAGGTCGTCCTCGCCGTCGACACGCCGGACGAGACGATCCGCAGGCGACTGCCGTCGAACGTCATCGTGTCCGGCTGGGTCCCGCTCAGTTCGGTGCTGCCGCACTGCTCGGTGGTGGTCCACCACGGTGGATCGGGCACTACCTTCACCGCGTTCGCCCACGGCACCCCGCAGCTCGTGCTGCCGAGAATGGCCGATCAGCCCTTGAACGCCGACGCGGTGCGGCGCAGCGGATCGGGCGTCGTGCTCGCCGAGCGGGACCTCGACGTCGCCACGCTGACCAGCAGTCTCGACCACGTCCTGGGCTCCGCCGACATCCGGCGCAGCTGCGCGCTGGTCCGTGCCGAGATCGAGGCGATGCCCGGCCCGGAGGCACTCCTCGTCCGACTCGCCGAACTCGGCGGTCGGCAGGCGTCGCCCCCCGCGCCGCGCGGGCAGGCGGACCCGGCCCGCTCCGCCGCACCGGGCTCCGCCGACTAGCGCGGTGCGGCGGCGCGGCCTGCCGCCGACAGGACCGCTGGTGAATCGCCCCCGTCTGTGCGGCCAGGGTCGGCGAGATCACCCCCGGCCGGAAGGCCACCAGACACCGCAGCCTGCCCGGTGCGGCGGTGGCCAGACCCAGCGCGGCGTAGACGACGAGCCCGATGCCGATCACGTCGGCGCGCAGGAGCTCGCGCGCGTTGTTGATGAGACAGCCCAGTCCGGCGTCGCGTTGACCTGTTCACCGACGCCCCGGCCACGAGGCACTAGAGGCCGCGCGGGAACGCTCCCGCGCGGCCGGAGAGAGAACAGCTGAACCGTCGTGCCCCGGGGTCAGCCCCGCCCGGCGGCCAGCTCGTCGAAGCTGGGGAAGCGGTGTGCGATGGAGTCCTCGATGAAGTCGCCCACCCAGCCCTCCTCGTCGTGGAAGAACCGCACCGACACGTAGTCCGGCCGGGAGCCCATGTCGAACCAGTGCGTGGTGTTCGCGGGCACGCTCAGCAGATCGCCCGCCTCGCACAGCACCGCGTGCACCTTGCCGTCGACGTGCAGGTAGAACACCCCGGAACCCCTGGCGAAGAAGCGGTCCTCGTCGTCGTCATGGGTGTGCTCGGACAGGAAGCGCTTCCGGGCGGATGCCGCCTTCTCCTGCCACTCCGCGTCATCGCTCGGCGTCATGTGCAGCGCGTCGACCAGCACATAACCCTGTTCGTCGATCACCTTGTCGACGCGCTCCCGATAGGCGGTGAGCACCTCCTCGGAGGTGGGCTCGGCGGGCAGGTCCGTCACCACGGGCCACTGCTCGAAGCGGACCTTCAGCTCGGCGAGGACCGCGCTGATCTCCTGGGGGTCCTCCGTGCGTCGCAGCACCGAGGTCGGATCGTCCTCGGGCCAGACCGTCAACAACGTCATCACGTCCACCTGCCTCTCGCCGTGTGCTCCCCGGCGTCGGCCCTGGTCTCCAGGGTGAACCGGAGCAGCCACTCCAGGCACTCCGCGCGATTCCGCGCCGAATGCAGGTCCTCTCCCCACACATACAGGCCGTGCCGAGCCACGATCAATGCCGGGGTCGCCGGATCGAACCCCGCCTCGAAGGCGTCGCCGAGGACGGTCATGTCCTGGCTGTTGGCCACCACCGGCACCGTCACCACGTCGTCGTGCGCGGCACGGCCGAAGCCCTTGAGCATCTCCAGGTCGCGCAGCTCCACACCTGCGGGCCACCGCTCGGCCGCGACCACCGGGGCGAGCACATGGACGTGCACGACGGCGCCCGCCCCGGCGACGGCGGCGATCCTGGCATGCAGCCCGGCCTCCGCCGACGGCCTGCGGGCAGGCTCGGGGCCGCCGGGCACCGCCTCGCCCGACCCGTCGACGACGACGAAGTCCCGCGAGGTCAGCTCGTCCTTGTCCAGCCCGCTGGCGGTCACGGCCAGCCGCAGCGGATCGTGGTTCAACGTCACCGACAGGTTCCCAGAGGTGCCGCGCATCCAGCCCATCCGCGTGTAGCGGGCGGCCTCCTGCGCCAGCGCCCGGCCCGCCTGGTCGAGCTGCGTCGCACTGGGCGTGAACGTCGTAGGGGAGTCGGTCATCGCGAATCGTCCTTTGCGGCCGCCACGATCTCCACCTCGTCGAAGGACGCGATCGCCCGGTGCGGCCCGAAATCGGCCTCGGCGAAGGGCTCGCCCGACCTCGCCAGCCCGACGGTCTGCCAGCCCGCCTCGGCGGCGGCGTCGAGTTCGGCGGGCACGTCGGAGAGGAACACGATCTCGCCCGCAGGCGGATCGCCGAGGCCGGCCGCGATGGCCCGGTAGGACGGCGCCTCCCGCTTGGGCCCGGCGTTGACCGTGTCGAAGTGGTGGCGGAACAGGCCGGTGACGTCGCCTTCGTTGCTGTGGGAGAAGGAGGCGATCTGGCCTGCGACCGAGCCGGAGGAGAACACCGCCAAGTCCAGCCCGCCGTCCCGCCAGCGCCGCAGCGCCGGGAACGCGTCCGGGAAGTACTGCGAGATCAGCTCGCGTCGCGCGTAGCCCTCCTGCCAGATCAGGCCCTGGAGGCTCTTGAGCGGGGCGGCCTTGCGGTCGGCGTCCATCCAGGAGTGCAGCACCGCGACGATCTCGGCGGTGCCCGCGTCGGCGGGCAGTCCCGCCTCTGCCCTGGTCGCCTCGACGGCCGCGCGTACCTGCTCGTCCTCGGGGTGGGCGTCGATCCAGGGCCCGAGCCTCGGCCGCGCGTAGTCGTAGAGCACCACGTGCACCTGGCTCGTCGGGGTCAGGGTCCCCTCGATGTCGACCACGACCCAGCGGGCCGTCAGACTGCCGGTCATGACGTCGTGTCCTCTCTGTTGCGGTGATAGTCGGCCAGCAGGCCGGGGTCCAGGGCGCCCCGATCGGTGACGACCCTGGTGACGAACCTCGGCGGGGTGACGTCGAACGCCGGGTAGTGCCCCCGCACCCGCAGACTCGCGGTGCGGCGTCCCAGCGTGTGCAGCACCTCGTCGCCGTCGCGGTACTCGATCGGGACGTCGGCGGCGGTGCGGGCGCCCGCGTCGGGCGTCTGCACCTGCGCGTAGAAGGGCACGTCGAAGGCGTGCGCGGCCACGGCGAGACCGAGGGTCCCGACCTTGTTGACCACGTGTCCGTCCATCGTGACCCGGTCCGCCGCCGTCACCAGCGCGGACACCAGCCCCTCCGCCAGGAT
The Actinoalloteichus fjordicus DNA segment above includes these coding regions:
- a CDS encoding aldehyde dehydrogenase family protein, whose protein sequence is MTSADVATSAGAARAADRSRFYLDGQWTEPLGGGVIPVENPYTERIIATVPAGSVRDVDRAVAAARAAATPWAATPPAVRAEHLARLADAVAARAEDLAATIGRELGAPQRVAAAVHVGMPLTVLRGIAETAARPPAEETVGNSLVVREPVGVVAAITPWNYPLHQVVAKVAPALAAGCPVVLKPSEVTPLTAYLFFDAVHEAGLPPGVLNLVVGTGPVVGEALAGHRDVDMVSFTGSTAVGARISHLAADRIARVALELGGKSANLVLADADLPAAVRAGVGKAFLNSGQTCTAWSRMLVDRSRYAEAVELAEQSARRFTLGDPVAPQTRLGPLVSAAQRDRVLGHVDRAVADGARLVIGGSDAEVPAQGHFVAPTVFADVDPDGALAQEEVFGPVLAIIPVADDAEAVAVANNSRYGLAGAVWSADAERALAVARSLRTGAVDVNGGAFNPAAPFGGYRQSGLGRELGAHGIAEFTEVKAIQR
- a CDS encoding alcohol dehydrogenase catalytic domain-containing protein; translation: MSGGRTVSALLARRADLSPTVEQVRLPDPGPGEVRVRIRAAGVCHSDLSMINGTLAPSFPLALGHEAAGVVTDVGPGTDRVSGGEHVVLNWSPACRTCWHCAAGRPWFCDTAGRPSSARGATADGAALHVTLGLGALAEEVVVPQHAVIPVPAELPFDQAALLGCAVLTGVGAVRNTARVAAGESVVVIGLGGVGLSAVLAARDAGAEQILAVDVTESKHALAIAAGATDFLVSDGGLVRSIRARTDGRGVDHAFECVGRATTIETAWRSVRRGGGVIVVGMGARDDVISLSALDVFHSGRVLRSSVYGAADPDRDVPALARDVLAGDLDVTPLITHRISLAETPAALDRLARGEGARSVVSFPG
- a CDS encoding glycosyltransferase, with amino-acid sequence MRILLVAAPGVGHLLPAVPTMWAARAAGHEILVATTGPSLDMAVRSGLPAVDVSPDGSATAGYHQLAPRALARRTAGEHATEGDPAAQWQGMTAAFGSSWSAVRDHRPAEDADFLASLFAVSGRMIDGTVRIARDWRADLLVFTSFLAAGEIAATAVGIPSVLHGMGLPHPPATGLLGVLDDVATRHGVADRLEPPAAVVDLCPEILRPPRSARGLPLRYVPYNGGALLSDVVCAVPRRPRICLTMGSVLPGAGVDEVVQSAITVAAARDAEVVLAVDTPDETIRRRLPSNVIVSGWVPLSSVLPHCSVVVHHGGSGTTFTAFAHGTPQLVLPRMADQPLNADAVRRSGSGVVLAERDLDVATLTSSLDHVLGSADIRRSCALVRAEIEAMPGPEALLVRLAELGGRQASPPAPRGQADPARSAAPGSAD
- a CDS encoding 1,2-dihydroxy-3-keto-5-methylthiopentene dioxygenase; amino-acid sequence: MTLLTVWPEDDPTSVLRRTEDPQEISAVLAELKVRFEQWPVVTDLPAEPTSEEVLTAYRERVDKVIDEQGYVLVDALHMTPSDDAEWQEKAASARKRFLSEHTHDDDEDRFFARGSGVFYLHVDGKVHAVLCEAGDLLSVPANTTHWFDMGSRPDYVSVRFFHDEEGWVGDFIEDSIAHRFPSFDELAAGRG
- the mtnB gene encoding methylthioribulose 1-phosphate dehydratase; amino-acid sequence: MTDSPTTFTPSATQLDQAGRALAQEAARYTRMGWMRGTSGNLSVTLNHDPLRLAVTASGLDKDELTSRDFVVVDGSGEAVPGGPEPARRPSAEAGLHARIAAVAGAGAVVHVHVLAPVVAAERWPAGVELRDLEMLKGFGRAAHDDVVTVPVVANSQDMTVLGDAFEAGFDPATPALIVARHGLYVWGEDLHSARNRAECLEWLLRFTLETRADAGEHTARGRWT
- the mtnC gene encoding acireductone synthase yields the protein MTGSLTARWVVVDIEGTLTPTSQVHVVLYDYARPRLGPWIDAHPEDEQVRAAVEATRAEAGLPADAGTAEIVAVLHSWMDADRKAAPLKSLQGLIWQEGYARRELISQYFPDAFPALRRWRDGGLDLAVFSSGSVAGQIASFSHSNEGDVTGLFRHHFDTVNAGPKREAPSYRAIAAGLGDPPAGEIVFLSDVPAELDAAAEAGWQTVGLARSGEPFAEADFGPHRAIASFDEVEIVAAAKDDSR